A region of Paenibacillus sp. JNUCC-31 DNA encodes the following proteins:
- a CDS encoding alkaline phosphatase yields the protein MKSHHAMKWNALLLSAAVAMTAVPWQVNAEPVSAQQQTAPAAFTILPIDRAQILAGQKLDFRVELNGAKLKSNDIKIQVNGLSPDKYFGKSGTWTSSNDLSTEYTIRDVTFKESDSIVVTAETIATGKRTYSRVVYQVFDPSKDTALLTNGEQAKNVVLMIGDGMSANIRTAARVVSKGIHEGKFNGWLEMEQMDSMGMVTTSGMDSIVTDSANSASAYATGHKTAVNAEGVYPDNTPDPFDDPKVENIVELVKRTRGMATGLVTTADVTDATPAAMAVHTRKRGEQEAIASMYLNEANRPDVILGGGLEWFLPAKDGGKRKDGRNIVEEFKKEGYTYVTDATNLDKSSSTKSLLGLFRKGNMSVYYDREYTQPNNTEIVGKDTDQPTLMEMTDTALQVLEQNKNGFFLMVEGASIDKQAHTMDFERSVWDAIEFDQSVGRVKEYAKEHPGTLVIVTSDHGHSLTLNGTYNTEAAKGKSGDELRELIGTYADSKFPTYVDANGDGFPDNPDSEWKIAVGWGNMPDNNEDYLSNPVPISPTIQDPNVKDKTWYIANPDKDPDGVHYTGNLPHDEGQEVHTFDDVPINASGPGSRLFSGYLDNTDVFRKMVTALKLDASK from the coding sequence ATGAAAAGCCATCATGCTATGAAATGGAATGCTTTACTACTCAGCGCGGCTGTTGCGATGACAGCCGTGCCTTGGCAGGTCAATGCTGAACCCGTATCTGCCCAGCAACAGACGGCCCCTGCCGCATTTACCATTTTACCTATTGACCGTGCTCAGATTCTGGCAGGCCAGAAGCTTGATTTCCGGGTTGAGCTGAATGGTGCCAAGCTGAAATCGAATGATATTAAAATCCAGGTTAATGGCTTGTCTCCGGACAAATACTTCGGCAAGTCCGGAACGTGGACAAGCAGCAACGACTTGAGCACGGAATACACCATTCGGGATGTTACTTTTAAAGAGAGTGATTCCATTGTGGTAACCGCGGAAACGATTGCTACAGGCAAGCGTACATATTCAAGGGTCGTATACCAAGTGTTTGATCCTTCCAAAGATACGGCCCTACTAACAAACGGTGAGCAAGCCAAAAATGTCGTTCTGATGATCGGCGATGGCATGAGTGCCAATATTCGCACCGCCGCTCGCGTTGTATCCAAGGGTATTCACGAAGGCAAATTCAATGGCTGGCTGGAGATGGAACAAATGGATTCCATGGGCATGGTCACCACGTCTGGCATGGATTCCATCGTCACCGATTCAGCCAATAGTGCTTCCGCTTATGCAACCGGTCATAAAACGGCCGTAAATGCCGAAGGGGTCTACCCGGATAATACACCTGATCCTTTTGACGATCCAAAGGTGGAAAACATCGTTGAGCTGGTTAAGCGGACACGTGGCATGGCTACGGGCCTTGTAACGACTGCGGATGTGACGGATGCGACGCCGGCAGCGATGGCCGTTCACACGCGTAAACGCGGGGAGCAAGAAGCAATTGCAAGTATGTATCTGAATGAAGCCAATCGTCCGGATGTTATTCTGGGCGGTGGACTGGAGTGGTTCCTTCCAGCGAAGGATGGTGGAAAACGCAAAGACGGACGCAATATCGTGGAGGAGTTCAAAAAAGAAGGCTATACCTACGTTACAGATGCAACGAATCTGGACAAGTCTTCCTCTACCAAATCCTTGCTTGGATTATTCCGCAAAGGCAACATGAGTGTATATTATGATCGGGAATATACTCAGCCCAACAACACAGAAATCGTGGGCAAGGATACCGATCAGCCAACGTTGATGGAAATGACGGACACAGCCCTTCAGGTCCTGGAACAGAACAAGAACGGATTTTTCCTGATGGTCGAAGGCGCATCGATTGATAAACAGGCTCACACCATGGATTTTGAACGCTCCGTATGGGATGCAATAGAATTCGATCAATCGGTGGGTCGGGTTAAGGAATATGCGAAGGAACACCCGGGTACGCTCGTTATCGTCACATCCGACCATGGTCATTCCCTTACCCTAAACGGAACATATAACACGGAAGCCGCCAAAGGTAAATCGGGCGACGAACTCCGTGAATTGATCGGCACATATGCGGATTCCAAGTTCCCGACATATGTGGATGCAAACGGAGATGGCTTCCCGGACAATCCGGATTCGGAGTGGAAGATTGCCGTTGGCTGGGGCAATATGCCGGACAACAATGAGGATTATCTCTCCAATCCGGTGCCAATCAGTCCTACGATTCAGGACCCTAATGTGAAGGACAAAACATGGTATATCGCTAACCCGGATAAAGATCCGGACGGTGTCCACTATACGGGTAACCTGCCTCATGATGAAGGCCAGGAAGTCCACACATTCGACGATGTGCCAATCAATGCCTCAGGCCCTGGGTCCCGCCTGTTCTCCGGTTATCTGGATAATACGGATGTGTTCCGCAAGATGGTAACCGCATTAAAATTGGATGCGTCCAAGTAA
- a CDS encoding hemolysin family protein, which yields MSDPLPSILNLFLIALLVLMNGFFVSAEFAMVKVRGSRIEALVETGNKNAIYASNIVRNLDAYLSACQLGITLASLGLGWLGEPAIAHLLEPMFTAFGLGPVYVHGISIAIAFVIITILHIVLGELAPKTMAIRKSETITLWSAALLTFFYKLMYPFIWALNGMANSLLRVFRMAPASEHDSAHSEDEIRILMKESNKSGLIDNTELALVDNIFDFTATTAREIMIPRTEMICLNANQSMLENLEIASESMRTRYPVYNGDKDHIIGFIHIKDLMRSQLTDTISVIRPILAVPDSTPISDLLKRMQRSKTQIAILIDEYGGTSGLVTLEDIMEEIVGEIQDEFDQERPAIEKVDEMEYSIDGLMLIEEVSERFGLDMDRADYDTIGGWLYSRVEAIPPEVGQSVEYGGYVFVIQETEHKRISRVNVIKLDLMVEGEGA from the coding sequence TTGAGTGACCCCTTACCGAGTATATTAAATTTATTTTTAATTGCTTTGCTTGTATTGATGAATGGTTTCTTTGTCTCGGCAGAATTTGCCATGGTCAAAGTTCGTGGCAGCCGGATTGAAGCTTTGGTGGAGACAGGTAATAAAAATGCGATTTATGCTTCCAATATTGTACGCAACCTGGATGCTTATCTGTCCGCGTGCCAATTGGGTATAACGCTTGCTTCACTTGGACTCGGGTGGCTGGGAGAGCCAGCGATTGCTCACCTGTTAGAGCCCATGTTTACTGCATTTGGACTGGGTCCGGTATACGTACACGGCATCTCCATTGCGATTGCTTTTGTTATTATTACGATTTTGCATATTGTACTCGGGGAACTTGCTCCCAAGACGATGGCTATCCGCAAATCAGAGACGATCACGTTATGGTCTGCGGCGCTGCTTACGTTCTTTTACAAATTAATGTATCCCTTCATATGGGCATTGAATGGTATGGCGAACAGCCTGCTGAGAGTATTTCGCATGGCACCGGCCTCGGAGCATGACTCGGCGCATAGTGAAGATGAAATACGCATTCTGATGAAAGAAAGCAATAAGAGCGGTTTAATTGACAATACTGAATTGGCGCTTGTTGATAATATATTTGATTTTACGGCAACAACCGCCCGTGAAATTATGATTCCGCGGACGGAAATGATCTGCCTGAATGCCAATCAGTCCATGCTGGAGAATCTGGAAATTGCCAGTGAAAGCATGCGTACCCGTTATCCGGTTTATAACGGTGACAAAGACCATATTATCGGTTTTATTCACATTAAAGACCTGATGCGATCTCAGCTTACAGATACCATCTCGGTGATTCGGCCGATTCTCGCCGTACCCGATTCTACCCCGATCAGTGACCTGCTCAAGCGGATGCAGCGCAGCAAGACACAGATTGCGATCCTGATTGATGAGTACGGAGGAACCTCCGGCCTTGTAACGCTTGAAGACATCATGGAAGAGATCGTAGGCGAGATTCAGGACGAATTTGACCAAGAGCGTCCGGCGATTGAGAAAGTGGATGAGATGGAATACTCCATTGACGGCCTCATGCTGATTGAAGAGGTTAGTGAGCGCTTTGGTCTGGATATGGACCGGGCGGACTATGATACGATTGGCGGCTGGTTATACTCCAGAGTAGAGGCCATCCCACCAGAAGTGGGGCAATCGGTAGAGTATGGTGGATATGTCTTTGTTATTCAGGAGACCGAACATAAGCGGATTTCCCGTGTGAATGTGATTAAGCTGGATCTGATGGTTGAAGGCGAAGGCGCCTAA
- a CDS encoding DUF2500 domain-containing protein has protein sequence MGIESSWMFDFFGTVFPVVFVLIIGIVLLSVGKEVWRWGRNNSEPLLTVPSRITSRRMQMSQSHSEPGSTARTLYYITFEVESGDRLEFKVNGDEYGLCAEGDEGRLSFKGTRYVGFERYNRLYSERVRG, from the coding sequence ATGGGCATTGAATCATCCTGGATGTTTGATTTTTTTGGAACCGTCTTTCCGGTAGTATTTGTCCTGATTATAGGTATTGTTCTCTTGTCGGTTGGGAAGGAAGTATGGAGATGGGGGCGGAACAACTCGGAGCCGCTGCTAACCGTACCTTCACGGATTACCAGCAGGAGGATGCAGATGAGTCAGTCGCACTCCGAACCAGGAAGCACAGCCCGTACGCTGTATTACATCACTTTTGAAGTGGAGAGCGGGGATCGTCTCGAATTCAAAGTGAATGGTGATGAGTATGGCTTGTGTGCCGAGGGAGATGAAGGCCGACTCTCTTTCAAGGGAACGCGTTATGTAGGCTTTGAACGCTACAATCGTTTGTATTCAGAGCGTGTACGCGGATAA
- a CDS encoding ABC transporter substrate-binding protein: MRVKGLSVASLIISSAIVLSACAGGGEAETTTAGSGTTNSGTQATPVSAALDAPYQATDLNQLPETAKKRTDTVIVGLTDPSGAFTPYFHQSGYDGNVASLLFASLVTVDEKGLPVPDLAESWDVSDDQRTYTFHLKKDSKFSDGSTLTADDVAFTWTILHDKSYDGGFDIFSTKVKGGKAYTEGKADHIEGIKVIDPLTISVTLEQPNATALLTLGSEVLSKAYYGKDYQFGKLEYIKNLHATPVGNGPYKLEKFIPGQEVRFVANEFYYKGKPKTEHFIYKTSEGDTWQFIETGEIDFTSFTATQENIDKLKNIPYLNLLPYTPSTYGYLQLNLEHEQLQEKEVRQAITYGLDRQSIYVDANQGAGAVANIPTSPISWSYTEEGINPYAYDPDKANQLLNDAGWVPGADGIREKNGKKLSLHFLGTKSPATDIFIAVAKENFEAIGVQFQPEVFADFNSLVSKVESGDYDMASFSTPMLTDPADGVLQFVDGELKGYDNPKVKELYNKGLATTDIEERKAVYKELYQLLNDELPVIFTSYKKTVYAYNGRIDGLSVSPYRGIATSVPEWSLK; the protein is encoded by the coding sequence ATGAGAGTGAAAGGTTTATCCGTGGCATCGTTAATCATCAGCAGCGCAATTGTGTTATCGGCATGTGCTGGAGGTGGGGAAGCAGAGACCACTACTGCTGGAAGCGGAACAACAAATTCGGGCACTCAAGCGACTCCGGTTTCAGCAGCACTGGATGCACCATATCAGGCAACAGACCTGAATCAATTACCTGAGACGGCAAAAAAACGAACGGATACGGTGATTGTGGGACTTACGGATCCCAGCGGGGCTTTCACACCATACTTCCATCAAAGTGGATATGATGGCAACGTGGCTTCATTGCTATTTGCTTCACTTGTAACCGTAGATGAGAAAGGTTTACCTGTTCCTGATCTCGCTGAAAGCTGGGATGTGTCCGACGATCAGCGTACATACACGTTTCATCTAAAAAAAGATTCCAAGTTCAGTGACGGCTCCACGCTCACCGCAGATGATGTGGCTTTTACATGGACCATTCTGCATGACAAGTCATATGACGGTGGATTCGATATTTTCTCCACCAAGGTGAAAGGAGGCAAAGCATATACCGAAGGAAAGGCAGATCACATCGAGGGTATTAAGGTCATTGATCCGTTAACGATCTCGGTCACACTGGAACAGCCAAACGCAACTGCTCTGCTTACATTGGGCTCAGAGGTGTTGTCCAAAGCCTACTACGGCAAAGACTATCAATTCGGAAAGCTTGAATACATTAAAAATCTTCATGCAACACCTGTAGGCAATGGCCCTTACAAACTCGAAAAATTTATTCCGGGTCAGGAAGTACGATTTGTTGCCAACGAATTCTACTACAAGGGCAAACCGAAAACTGAGCACTTCATATATAAAACATCGGAAGGAGACACCTGGCAGTTTATTGAGACCGGAGAGATCGACTTCACTTCGTTCACGGCTACCCAGGAGAATATTGATAAGCTGAAAAACATCCCATACCTCAACCTACTGCCTTACACACCAAGTACATACGGATATTTACAGCTCAATCTGGAGCATGAACAGCTTCAGGAAAAAGAAGTACGGCAAGCCATCACCTATGGCCTGGATCGTCAGTCCATCTATGTGGACGCCAACCAAGGGGCAGGCGCTGTTGCCAACATTCCGACTTCACCTATTTCCTGGTCATATACGGAAGAAGGCATTAATCCATACGCCTATGATCCAGACAAAGCCAATCAATTGCTGAACGACGCAGGCTGGGTACCTGGAGCGGATGGCATCCGTGAGAAAAACGGGAAGAAGTTGTCCCTGCATTTCCTCGGAACGAAAAGTCCCGCCACGGATATCTTCATTGCTGTAGCCAAAGAAAACTTTGAAGCAATTGGCGTACAGTTCCAGCCTGAAGTCTTCGCTGATTTCAACTCGCTTGTCTCCAAAGTGGAGAGCGGCGATTACGACATGGCTTCCTTCTCCACACCGATGCTAACGGATCCTGCGGACGGGGTACTGCAATTTGTGGATGGTGAGCTGAAAGGGTACGACAATCCCAAAGTGAAAGAGCTTTACAACAAAGGCCTGGCTACGACAGACATTGAGGAACGCAAGGCAGTATACAAAGAGCTGTACCAGTTGCTCAATGATGAGCTGCCTGTCATTTTCACCAGTTACAAAAAAACAGTCTACGCCTATAACGGGCGGATCGATGGGCTCTCAGTCAGTCCATACCGAGGGATTGCAACCAGTGTGCCGGAATGGTCTCTGAAATAA
- a CDS encoding cell wall hydrolase, whose amino-acid sequence MAVIKANSGDVRLLARLMRAEAEGDGEQGMLLVGNVGVNRVLADCLDFGDIRDINRMVFQNPGGFESTQKGYFYQRARQSEIRLAQRVINGERIWPASNSLWFFRPVGECPPTWYNQPNTGRFKAHCFFSPTGEDCPSVY is encoded by the coding sequence ATGGCTGTAATTAAAGCCAACTCGGGAGACGTCAGGTTACTCGCAAGGCTGATGAGGGCCGAAGCTGAAGGTGACGGCGAACAAGGCATGCTGCTTGTGGGTAATGTGGGTGTAAACCGGGTGCTGGCTGATTGCCTGGACTTCGGCGATATTCGGGACATTAATCGAATGGTCTTTCAGAATCCCGGTGGCTTTGAGTCCACGCAAAAAGGATACTTCTACCAACGGGCAAGACAATCGGAAATACGCTTGGCACAGCGCGTCATCAATGGTGAACGTATATGGCCAGCCAGTAATTCGTTGTGGTTTTTCCGACCTGTAGGGGAATGTCCGCCAACCTGGTATAACCAGCCTAATACAGGCCGTTTCAAAGCGCACTGTTTCTTCAGTCCGACAGGTGAAGACTGTCCGAGTGTATATTAA
- a CDS encoding sigma-70 family RNA polymerase sigma factor has product MKTWIDGAIQGEAEAYEQLVKQFRGMALAVAYQKLEDMFLAEDVVQEAFTEAFANLSKLENPDAFPGWFKVIVERQCYRQMRRKQHATVPVLEIQDLIQEEDEAHNPEEQALKREVHRLLRDSIAILPSSMQLAVDLFYFQGYSLKEMSEFLGVKVPALKKRLYDARSKLRRSLPVADVISVFSDLYEGGKGMLHIMNGDHAADRLRQSGIQGDILVWRELYTFGPITRNMRNEKARSGRAQYLEQHLGIPQTEYLKIKELEQRLSSFHQYKEIVLWFEYDLYDQSMLSYLLHYFKEQNLKDTRLNLLCIDSYPDIEHFRGLGQLTPSQIGRLSGTWHVMESEEVEAGSEFWAAYASSDIQDHQDYLRGDASVLPFAHAAFKAHLSRLPSVFNGLSIIEQTTLEAVSEGVDHPYPLFKHVGNQLHTLGMGDLEYWAHLKRMTEEPHALLQLSGVQAFPDFQEQHEDFRQSVLSLTELGIQVLNGEVDWALVRKERSWVGGLSVEKGEAAPWRWDTDNENVVIQ; this is encoded by the coding sequence TTGAAGACATGGATCGATGGAGCAATCCAGGGGGAAGCTGAGGCTTATGAACAGCTGGTGAAGCAATTTCGGGGGATGGCACTGGCTGTCGCCTATCAAAAATTAGAGGACATGTTTCTGGCCGAAGATGTGGTTCAAGAGGCATTCACCGAGGCCTTTGCTAATCTGTCAAAGCTGGAGAATCCCGATGCTTTTCCCGGGTGGTTCAAAGTCATCGTGGAAAGACAATGTTACCGTCAAATGAGGCGTAAACAGCATGCCACCGTTCCAGTCCTGGAAATTCAGGATCTCATTCAAGAAGAGGATGAAGCTCACAATCCTGAGGAACAGGCTTTGAAAAGAGAAGTGCATCGTCTCTTGCGAGACTCAATTGCCATTTTACCTTCTTCCATGCAGCTTGCTGTGGATCTGTTTTATTTTCAAGGCTATTCACTCAAGGAAATGTCAGAGTTCCTTGGTGTCAAGGTTCCGGCGTTGAAGAAACGTCTATATGATGCCAGGTCCAAACTCAGGAGATCACTGCCTGTGGCAGATGTCATCTCGGTATTTAGCGATCTATATGAAGGGGGAAAAGGAATGCTTCACATTATGAATGGTGACCATGCAGCTGATCGGTTAAGACAAAGCGGGATTCAAGGTGACATTTTGGTCTGGCGAGAGCTCTATACATTTGGACCAATAACGAGAAATATGAGGAATGAGAAGGCGAGAAGTGGACGTGCACAATATTTGGAGCAGCATTTGGGCATTCCGCAGACTGAATATTTGAAAATTAAAGAACTGGAGCAGAGGTTAAGCTCATTCCATCAATACAAAGAGATCGTTCTGTGGTTTGAGTATGACCTCTATGATCAGTCGATGCTATCGTACTTGCTGCACTATTTTAAGGAACAGAACCTAAAGGATACGAGGTTGAATCTGTTATGTATTGATTCTTATCCGGATATTGAGCATTTTCGGGGACTAGGACAGCTAACCCCTTCGCAAATAGGACGTTTATCCGGTACTTGGCATGTGATGGAATCAGAAGAAGTCGAGGCTGGTAGCGAGTTTTGGGCTGCCTACGCATCGTCTGACATTCAAGATCACCAGGACTATTTGCGGGGAGATGCATCGGTGCTCCCTTTTGCACACGCTGCATTCAAGGCCCACCTGTCCCGTCTGCCTTCTGTATTCAATGGACTGAGCATAATTGAACAAACCACGCTGGAGGCTGTAAGCGAGGGTGTGGATCACCCCTATCCATTATTCAAGCATGTTGGAAACCAACTGCATACCTTGGGGATGGGGGATCTGGAGTACTGGGCTCATCTGAAGAGAATGACAGAGGAACCTCATGCCTTACTTCAATTAAGCGGTGTACAAGCCTTTCCTGATTTCCAGGAGCAACATGAGGATTTCCGTCAAAGTGTCCTTTCTCTGACCGAACTAGGTATTCAGGTGTTGAACGGAGAAGTGGATTGGGCGCTAGTAAGAAAAGAAAGATCATGGGTTGGCGGTCTTTCGGTCGAAAAAGGGGAAGCAGCTCCATGGCGTTGGGACACGGATAATGAGAACGTAGTGATACAGTAG
- the gerQ gene encoding spore coat protein GerQ, which translates to MINQPYQPTQVMGQQANSQVQGTSYKIGNGMPMMSPTPGMVSPSSTSVPPLVSSGAPMTPAGGVVTTTAPQFEQSYIENILRLNLGKYGTFYMTYEGNKEWNARIFQGILEAAGRDHIIISDPNTGKRIMLLMVNFDYATFDEPLLYQYPGVIGNYPQAPSRR; encoded by the coding sequence ATGATTAACCAGCCTTATCAACCAACACAAGTTATGGGCCAACAGGCCAATTCGCAAGTACAAGGGACTTCTTACAAAATCGGTAACGGTATGCCAATGATGTCTCCAACACCAGGCATGGTATCACCTAGTTCCACAAGTGTCCCCCCGCTCGTATCGAGCGGTGCTCCAATGACTCCGGCGGGTGGAGTTGTAACAACAACTGCACCACAGTTTGAACAATCCTATATTGAGAATATCTTACGGCTCAACTTGGGGAAATATGGAACATTCTACATGACTTATGAAGGAAATAAAGAATGGAATGCTCGCATTTTCCAAGGTATCCTGGAAGCAGCAGGTCGTGACCATATCATTATCAGTGATCCGAATACTGGAAAACGGATTATGCTTTTGATGGTCAATTTCGACTACGCTACATTCGATGAGCCATTGTTGTATCAATATCCTGGTGTGATCGGGAACTATCCGCAAGCACCAAGCAGACGGTAA
- a CDS encoding ArsR/SmtB family transcription factor, translating into MSYRIEVGFTPVFEFMASLHTYICRKSHKKIDLSIAWAQGTEEQLTPELAAVLQNMNVDDDWKWMYLLVCLRMEAEEPEDFIEWFSQRTVPELRDIFARYSFPYTDDIAAFQTKMTYVLTGWNEQYFRLLDPVILQHLRQEVLNRKEQLNQSPQEEVLDDATNGLMFRDMKGLDRLLLVPQFHFQPLNVILHFGDTLLCHYSSRLYMGDHEYIPTHHLRVIRSLGEKNRLKIMRFLHQGPRSFIEIVRHLKLSKGITHDHLSKLRGAGLVYAHFEGESLVEYSLRLHALEQILPNVMNYLEQ; encoded by the coding sequence TTGAGCTATCGCATTGAGGTGGGATTTACGCCCGTATTTGAATTCATGGCCAGTTTGCATACATATATTTGCCGGAAATCACATAAAAAGATTGATTTATCCATAGCTTGGGCGCAAGGTACAGAAGAGCAGCTAACCCCTGAGCTTGCTGCTGTTTTGCAAAATATGAACGTGGATGATGATTGGAAATGGATGTATTTGCTTGTCTGTTTGCGAATGGAGGCTGAGGAACCGGAGGATTTTATTGAATGGTTCAGCCAACGAACAGTGCCTGAGCTTCGTGACATTTTTGCCCGGTACAGTTTCCCGTATACGGATGATATCGCTGCCTTTCAGACCAAGATGACCTATGTCTTAACCGGGTGGAACGAGCAATATTTTCGCTTATTGGATCCCGTAATCCTACAACATCTGCGCCAAGAGGTTCTGAACCGTAAGGAACAGTTAAATCAATCTCCCCAGGAAGAGGTACTCGACGATGCGACCAACGGGTTGATGTTCCGGGACATGAAGGGGCTGGATAGACTGCTGCTTGTGCCACAATTTCATTTTCAGCCGCTAAATGTCATCCTGCATTTTGGGGATACGCTGCTGTGCCATTATTCCTCCAGATTGTATATGGGAGATCATGAGTATATTCCGACCCATCATTTGCGTGTAATCCGCAGCTTGGGAGAGAAGAACAGACTGAAAATCATGCGTTTTCTGCATCAGGGACCACGTTCATTTATAGAAATTGTTCGTCACTTGAAGCTCTCCAAAGGAATTACTCATGACCATCTATCCAAGCTTCGTGGGGCAGGGTTGGTCTATGCTCATTTTGAAGGAGAGAGCCTGGTTGAGTATTCACTTCGTCTTCATGCGCTCGAGCAAATTTTACCGAATGTCATGAATTATTTGGAGCAATAA
- a CDS encoding collagen-like protein, which produces MSSSEENKRSKRKKVVTFPCKAKRKESKVKMAKKVVRVKCPPPKVNIITPTVTGPTGPQGIQGVQGIQGAQGNRGLQGVQGPTGAQGPAGGPPGPQGPQGQPGPAGAMGPQGVAGPAGPMGVQGLPGEQGLVGPQGPQGVPGPVGAIGPQGFPGATGATGAAGVAGPAGPAGPAGPAGVTGAAGIAGPAGATGATGAGVAGPAGPTGATGAAGAAGPAGATGATGAGVAGPAGPAGATGVTGATGAAGGVLGFADFFALMPPDNAATVAPGTDVSFPENGPTSGTTITRTGPSSFNLAAIGTYQVLFQVSITEAGQLILTLNGADLAPTVVGRATGTSQIVGVALVQTTVINSILTVRNPAGNSTALTITPLAGGTRPVSAHLVITQLA; this is translated from the coding sequence ATGAGCAGTTCAGAAGAGAACAAGCGGTCTAAGAGAAAAAAGGTAGTGACATTTCCTTGTAAAGCTAAAAGAAAAGAAAGCAAAGTGAAGATGGCTAAAAAAGTAGTTCGGGTAAAATGTCCGCCACCTAAAGTAAATATTATTACGCCTACGGTTACGGGTCCAACTGGACCGCAAGGGATTCAGGGGGTACAAGGTATTCAGGGCGCTCAGGGAAATCGGGGTCTGCAAGGGGTACAAGGACCAACCGGAGCGCAGGGGCCAGCCGGAGGCCCTCCAGGGCCTCAAGGGCCTCAAGGCCAACCCGGACCAGCGGGAGCCATGGGTCCACAGGGGGTGGCTGGTCCAGCTGGACCGATGGGCGTGCAGGGTCTCCCTGGGGAACAAGGCTTGGTGGGTCCACAAGGCCCGCAGGGTGTGCCGGGTCCGGTTGGCGCTATTGGACCGCAAGGCTTTCCTGGTGCGACTGGGGCCACGGGTGCTGCAGGAGTAGCAGGTCCAGCGGGGCCAGCGGGGCCAGCGGGGCCTGCCGGAGTGACAGGTGCAGCTGGCATTGCCGGTCCAGCGGGTGCCACCGGAGCCACAGGTGCTGGAGTAGCAGGTCCAGCGGGGCCTACCGGAGCGACAGGCGCAGCCGGCGCTGCCGGTCCAGCGGGTGCCACCGGAGCCACAGGTGCTGGAGTGGCAGGTCCAGCGGGGCCTGCCGGAGCGACAGGTGTTACCGGAGCTACAGGTGCAGCCGGAGGTGTTCTGGGATTTGCTGATTTCTTTGCGCTGATGCCTCCTGATAACGCAGCAACAGTTGCTCCAGGTACGGATGTAAGCTTTCCAGAAAATGGCCCTACGAGTGGAACAACAATTACTCGAACAGGACCTAGCTCATTCAATCTAGCTGCAATAGGCACTTATCAGGTGCTGTTTCAAGTGAGTATAACTGAAGCCGGTCAACTTATTCTGACCCTCAATGGAGCTGATCTGGCTCCCACGGTAGTTGGTAGAGCAACAGGAACGTCTCAGATTGTTGGGGTAGCCTTAGTACAAACGACCGTTATTAACTCAATCCTGACCGTACGGAACCCTGCCGGTAATTCAACGGCATTAACGATTACCCCTCTTGCAGGCGGAACACGACCTGTATCCGCACATCTTGTCATCACACAATTAGCTTAA
- a CDS encoding SDR family NAD(P)-dependent oxidoreductase, translated as MSFTDQVVVVTGAAQGIGRSVAEAYAIAGAKVVLADYQEAEGAAAAASIRNEGGEAIFVHCDVRQEKDITNLIQTAMDEFKQIDVLVNNAGVSRWKSPYELTLEEWDDILNTNVRSCFLASREAAKHMKHNEDGGAIINMASTRAFMSEPETEAYAASKGAIVALTHAMAVSLGKDQIRVNCISPGWIETGHVKELKPEDHEQHPAGRVGVPSDISRACLYLSDPSNTFVTGTNLIIDGGMTRKMIYED; from the coding sequence ATGTCATTTACTGATCAGGTCGTGGTTGTAACGGGAGCAGCCCAAGGTATCGGACGGAGTGTGGCTGAGGCCTATGCGATTGCAGGGGCTAAAGTCGTACTTGCCGACTATCAGGAAGCCGAGGGGGCCGCTGCGGCAGCTTCCATTCGCAATGAAGGGGGAGAAGCCATCTTTGTCCATTGTGATGTACGTCAGGAGAAGGATATAACGAACCTCATTCAAACTGCGATGGATGAATTCAAACAGATAGATGTGCTCGTAAACAATGCAGGTGTCTCCAGGTGGAAGTCTCCCTATGAGCTAACGCTGGAAGAGTGGGACGATATACTCAATACCAATGTGCGAAGTTGCTTTCTCGCAAGCCGGGAAGCGGCCAAACATATGAAGCATAATGAAGATGGAGGAGCGATCATCAACATGGCCTCTACGCGTGCCTTTATGTCTGAACCCGAAACAGAGGCTTACGCTGCATCCAAAGGCGCTATCGTGGCGTTGACACATGCCATGGCGGTCTCCCTGGGTAAGGATCAAATTCGGGTCAATTGTATCAGTCCGGGATGGATTGAAACTGGTCATGTCAAGGAACTGAAGCCAGAGGACCATGAACAGCACCCAGCAGGCCGGGTAGGTGTTCCTTCGGATATCTCCCGTGCTTGTTTATATTTGTCCGATCCAAGCAATACCTTTGTCACAGGGACTAACCTGATTATTGATGGGGGCATGACCCGAAAAATGATATATGAGGACTAG